The region CGAGCTCCCCCTCTACATCTCGCCGATCGCCGTGATCTACAACCTTCCGGACACGGGCGTGGAGAACATCCAGCTCGACGCCGAGACGATCGCGAAGATCTTCGCGGGCGAGATCACGAGCTGGGACGACGCCGCGATCGCCGATCAGAACCCCGACGCGACGCTCCCGGCCACGTCCATCACGGTCGTCAACCGCTCGGACGACTCCGGCACCACGGAGAACTTCACCGAGTACCTGTCCGAGGCCGGCAACGGCGCGTGGACCGAGGAGCCGGGCGACGCCTGGCCGATCGCCTCGCAGCAGTCGGGTGACGGCACCTCCGGCATGGTGACGACCGTCGCCGCGGCCGAGGGTGCGATCGGCTACGCCGACGCCTCGCAGGCGGGCGACCTGGGCACCGTGGCGCTGAAGGTGGGCGAGGAGTACGTGCCCTTCAGCCCCGCGGCCGCGGCGACCGCCGTCGACGCCTCCCCGCTGACCGAGGACGCGACCGAGAAGCGCATCACGTACGCTCTCGACCGCACCACGACCGCGGCCGGCGCCTACCCGCTGGTCCTCATCTCCTACCTCGCGGCGTGCGACACCTACGACAACGCCGGTGACGCCGCCAACGTGGCCGCCTACCTCGGCTACATCGCGAGCGAGGCCGGTCAGGAGCGCGGGTCGGAGGCGGCCGGTTCCGCCCCGATCTCCTCGGAGCTGCGCACGCAGGTCGAGGCCGCGATCGAGATGATCTCGGCGTCCTGATCCACCTCGGCACGTCATGACGCAGCGCTGCGGCGGCACCCCCGGGGGTGTCGCCGCAGCGGTGGGTCCGCCGCCAGACACCACCACCTCGAGAGGGAGCCCGTGAGCACCGACGTCACGCCGGAGACGGCGTCCGCCCCCGACGGCGAGGGCAAGCCCCTCGGCGCACGTCGGGGCCGGCACCCCGGCCGCCTGGGCAACCGGATCTTCGCCGGGCTGTCCACCGGTGCCGGCATCCTCATCCTGGTGACGCTCGCCGCCGTCGCGATCTTCCTGGTCCGTGAGGCGATGCCGGCGATCACGGCGTCACCGGAGGCCTACTCCGACTTCACCCGCGGGCTCAACCTCGGCCAGTACATCGCGCCCCTGGTCTTCGGCACGGTCCTGGCGGCGCTGCTCGCGCTCGTCGTGGCGGTGCCGCTCTCGATCGGGATCGCGCTCTTCATCGCGCACTACGCCCCCAAGCGCCTCTCGGGGCCGGTCGCGTACGTGATCGACCTCCTCGCGGCGATCCCCTCGGTGGTCTACGGCCTGTGGGGCTTCTTCTGGCTGGTGCCGAAGATCGGTCCGATCATGGACTGGATCTCGGAGCGCCTCGGCTTCATCCCGATCTTCGCCGACTACGCCCCGCCCGCGAAGAACATCACCTCGGCGGCCCTCGTGCTCGCCGTCATGATCCTGCCGATCATCACCGCCGTCTCGCGCGAGGTGTTCCTGCAGACGCCGCGCCTGCACATCGAGGCGTCGCTCGCGCTCGGCGCCACGCGCTGGGAGGTGGCGCGCCAGGCGATCCTCCCGTTCGGCCGCTCCGGCGTCGTGTCCGCCTCGATGCTCGGGCTCGGTCGCGCGCTGGGGGAGACCATGGCCGTGCTGATGATCCTCGCGCCGTTCGCCAAGGGCACCGAGATCTACAGCTTCAAGCTGTTCGCCAGCGCGGAGCACCAGACCATCGCCGCGAACATCGCGCAGCAGATCCGCGAGGCGCACGGCATGAGCGTCAGCGTGCTCATCGCGAGCGGCCTCGCGCTGTTCGCCATCACCCTCGTCGTCAACATGGCCGCCCGCGCGATCGTCGCGCGCCGCGCCGCCTTCTCGGGAGCGAACTGATGACCGCCGTGACCGACCGGCCCGTCACCGACCTCGACGCCGGAACCCTCACCACGAGCGCGTCGGGCCGTCGCCGCAAGCGCACCAACGCCGTCATGGCCGGTCTCGTGACCCTGGCGTTCCTCATCGCGCTCGTCCCGTTGATCTCCCTGGTCGTCGAGGTCGTCGTGCGCGGCGGCCAGATGCTGAACTGGCAGTTCCTCAGCACCGACATGGCCGGGATCTTCGGTGACACGACCGAGGGCGGGGTCAAGCACGCCATCTTCGGCACGCTCCAGATCACCGGCCTCGCGACGCTGATCTCCGCCCCGATCGGGCTGCTCGCCGCGATCTACCTCGTGGAGTACGGCACCGGACGGCTCGCCAAGGTGCTGACCTTCCTGGTCGACGTCATGACCGGCATCCCCTCGATCGTGGCCGGCCTCTTCGCCGTCGCCCTCTTCGCCGTGCTCATCGGTCCGGCCTACCGCTCGGGGCTGATGGGCGCCGTCGCGCTGTCGGTGCTGATGATCCCGGTGGTCGTGCGCTCGTGCGAGGAGATGCTCAAGCTGGTGCCGAACGAGCTGCGCGAGGCCTCCTACGCGCTCGGCGTCCCGAAGTGGCTGACCATCGTCAAGGTGGTGCTGCGCACCTCCCTCGCCGGGATCGTCACGTCGATCGTGCTGGCGATCGCGCGCGTCATCGGCGAGACGGCGCCGCTGCTGCTCACCGTCGGCATCGTCACCCAGATGAACGGCAGCATGCTGGACGGCCGGGTCGCTACGCTGCCCGTGTTCGCCTTCAGCCAGTACAGCCAGGACAGCCAGGGCGTCGGCGCGGACCGCGCCTGGGGCGCGGCCCTCGTCCTCATCCTCATCATCATGATCCTCAACCTCGTCGCACGGTTCATCTCGAGCCGGTTCTCGATCGCCGAGAAGTAAGTCAGGAGATCCTCATGTCCAAGCGCATCGACGTCAGCGACCTCGACATCTACTACGGCGACTTCAAGGCCGTGCAGGGCGTCACGATGGCCATCGAGCCCCGCTCGGTGACCGCCCTGATCGGCCCGTCCGGCTGCGGCAAGTCCACCTTCCTGCGCACCCTCAACCGCATGCACGAGGTCATCCCCGGGGCGCGCGTCGAGGGCAAGGCCGTCATGGACGGCGTCGACATCTACGGCAAGGACGTCGACCCGGTCGAGGTCCGCCGTCAGATCGGGATGGTGTTCCAGCGCCCCAACCCGTTCCCCACGATGTCGATCCGCGAGAACGTGCTCGCCGGCGTGAAGCTGAACAACCGCCGCATGCCGAAGCCGATGGCCGAGGAGCTGGTGGAGTCGTCGCTGCGCGGCGCGAACCTCTGGAACGAGGTCAAGGACCGCCTGGACAAGCCGGGGTCGGGCCTCTCGGGCGGCCAGCAGCAGCGCCTGTGCATCGCGCGCGCCATCGCGGTTTCGCCGCAGGTGCTGCTCATGGACGAGCCGTGCTCCGCGCTCGACCCGATCTCCACGCTCGCGATCGAGGACCTCATCCACCAGCTGAAGGAGGACTTCACGATCGTGATCGTCACGCACAACATGCAGCAGGCCTCCCGCGTCTCCGACCGCACGGGGTTCTTCAACCTCGAGGCGACCGGTCAGCCCGGCCAGCTCGTGGAGATGGACGACACCACGACGATGTTCTCCTCGCCGTCCAAGAAGGCCACCGAGGACTACATCTCGGGCCGCTTCGGGTGAGCCCCGCTCCCCACTGACCGGTACCGACGAACGGCCGGCCCCCGCCCGGGGCCGGCCGTTCGTCGTCGTCGCACCCCGTCGGCCCTCGCTCACAGCGGCGCCGTCTCGCTGGGAGCGGCTGGTGGTGCCGACGTCGCGACCCGCTCCGCATCACCGCAGGTCAGGGGCCTGCGGAATCGCGCGGTCATGCAGCGAGCCGCTGTCAGCGAGGGCCCAGCCGCTGTGGGCGAGGGTGCGGGGGCCCGACGACGATCCGGTCGGGGCTCAGAGCAGCACGAGGTGCGCGAGCCAGAACGTGAGCGCGGCGATCACCGCCGCCATGGGGATCGTCAGCACCCACGCCACCGCGATGTTCCCCGCCACGCCCCACCGCACCGAGGAGAGCCGCTTCGTCGCGCCGACGCCCATGATCGCCGAGGTGATCGTCTGGGTGGTGGAGACCGGGGCGTGGAGCCCCATCGCCATCACGTAGAGCACGACGGCGGAGACCGACTCCGCCACGAAGCCGCGCGCCGGGTCGAGGTCGATGAGGCGCCGGCCGAGCGTCCGCATGATGCGCCAGCCGCCCGCGTACGTCCCGAGCGAGATCGCGGCGGCCGCCGCCAGCTTCACCCAGAGCGGGATCCCGTCGTCGGGCTGGGCCCACCCGACGGTGAGCAGCGCCAGGAAGATCACGCCCATCGTCTTCTGGGCGTCCTGCAGGCCGTGGCCGAGCGCCATCGCGGCGGCCGAGACCGTCTGCGCCATCCGGAAGCGGCGTGTCGTCGGGCCCGGCCGGGCGTTCCGGAAGGCCCACAGCAGCCCGATCATCAGCGCGAACGCCAGCCCGAACCCCACGAGGGGCGAGAGGACCATCGGGATCACGACCTTCTCGACCACCTCCCCCACTGCACCACGAACGAGCCCGCGAGGCCCGCGCCCACCAGGCCGCCGATGAGTGCGTGCGAGGACGAGGACGGCATGCCGAACCACCAGGTCACGAGGTTCCACCCGATCGCCCCGACCAGCGCGGCGAGCACCACCACCAGCGCGGTGGCGGCGTGCGAGGGGTCGGTGACGTCGAGCGTGACGATGCTGGTCGCGATGGTCTCGGCCACCGAGGTTCCCAGCAGGGCGCCCACGAAGTTCATCACCGCGGCCATGATCAGCGCCGCGCGCGGCGTGAGCGCGCGCGTGGAGACCGACGTCGCGATGGCGTTCGCGGCGTCGTGGAAGCCGTTCGTGTAGTCGAACGTGAGGGCGAGCGCGACGACGGCGACGACGAGCGCGATCTCCACCGATCAGGCCTCCTTGACGGCGATGACCTCGACCGCCGCGGCCGCCTCCTCGAAGGCGTCGACGGCGAGCTCGAGCCGGTCGGTGACCTCCTTGAGGCGGAGGATCTCGACGGCGTCGCCACCGGCGGGGAGCGCCCGGCCCAGAGGTCGCCCAGGAGCTGGCGGTGCACGCGACCGGCCTCGTTCTCGACGCTGTTGACCTGGACCCAGAACTCGCGCAGCCCTCCGATCGAGGTCAGGCGCGCCGTCGCGTCGGCCGTGAGCTCGGCGCAGCGCTGCAGGGCGTCGGCCTGGGCGACCACACCGGCCGGCAGCTCGCCGGCGCCGGTGAGCACGACGTGCGCCGCGGCGCCCTCCAGCGCGTCCGCGCAGTCGTCCAGCCGCTGCACGAGGCGGTAGATGTCGTCGCGGTCGAACGGTGTCACGAAGGTGTCGCCGACCCGGCGC is a window of Litorihabitans aurantiacus DNA encoding:
- a CDS encoding phosphate ABC transporter substrate-binding protein PstS; this encodes MKKSIRRGMLAGLAASTAIVLAACGGGVTAGDSASPSGSGDGSGDTAAPAGELSGNLAGAGASAQGKAQEGWMAGFYDAEPGVTVSYDAVGSGGGREQFLAGGTLFAGTDSIFKEDEIASATDRCFGGELIELPLYISPIAVIYNLPDTGVENIQLDAETIAKIFAGEITSWDDAAIADQNPDATLPATSITVVNRSDDSGTTENFTEYLSEAGNGAWTEEPGDAWPIASQQSGDGTSGMVTTVAAAEGAIGYADASQAGDLGTVALKVGEEYVPFSPAAAATAVDASPLTEDATEKRITYALDRTTTAAGAYPLVLISYLAACDTYDNAGDAANVAAYLGYIASEAGQERGSEAAGSAPISSELRTQVEAAIEMISAS
- the pstC gene encoding phosphate ABC transporter permease subunit PstC, which encodes MSTDVTPETASAPDGEGKPLGARRGRHPGRLGNRIFAGLSTGAGILILVTLAAVAIFLVREAMPAITASPEAYSDFTRGLNLGQYIAPLVFGTVLAALLALVVAVPLSIGIALFIAHYAPKRLSGPVAYVIDLLAAIPSVVYGLWGFFWLVPKIGPIMDWISERLGFIPIFADYAPPAKNITSAALVLAVMILPIITAVSREVFLQTPRLHIEASLALGATRWEVARQAILPFGRSGVVSASMLGLGRALGETMAVLMILAPFAKGTEIYSFKLFASAEHQTIAANIAQQIREAHGMSVSVLIASGLALFAITLVVNMAARAIVARRAAFSGAN
- the pstA gene encoding phosphate ABC transporter permease PstA, whose product is MTAVTDRPVTDLDAGTLTTSASGRRRKRTNAVMAGLVTLAFLIALVPLISLVVEVVVRGGQMLNWQFLSTDMAGIFGDTTEGGVKHAIFGTLQITGLATLISAPIGLLAAIYLVEYGTGRLAKVLTFLVDVMTGIPSIVAGLFAVALFAVLIGPAYRSGLMGAVALSVLMIPVVVRSCEEMLKLVPNELREASYALGVPKWLTIVKVVLRTSLAGIVTSIVLAIARVIGETAPLLLTVGIVTQMNGSMLDGRVATLPVFAFSQYSQDSQGVGADRAWGAALVLILIIMILNLVARFISSRFSIAEK
- the pstB gene encoding phosphate ABC transporter ATP-binding protein PstB, whose translation is MSKRIDVSDLDIYYGDFKAVQGVTMAIEPRSVTALIGPSGCGKSTFLRTLNRMHEVIPGARVEGKAVMDGVDIYGKDVDPVEVRRQIGMVFQRPNPFPTMSIRENVLAGVKLNNRRMPKPMAEELVESSLRGANLWNEVKDRLDKPGSGLSGGQQQRLCIARAIAVSPQVLLMDEPCSALDPISTLAIEDLIHQLKEDFTIVIVTHNMQQASRVSDRTGFFNLEATGQPGQLVEMDDTTTMFSSPSKKATEDYISGRFG